A part of Halobacillus shinanisalinarum genomic DNA contains:
- a CDS encoding DNA polymerase IV encodes MDYSVYPRNDVLCIDMRSFYASIECVKRSQDPQTALLAVVGDTSRRGSIVLAASPSLKKKYGISNVSRFFELPDDPDLIIAPAHMRDYLEVSVEISKMIKNFVPEEAIHIYSVDELWVTVNGLKKLYGSPDDIAKMIQSRIREQFGIECVIGIGDNKFLAKVVMDIHAKKASNGIAECRYEDVEEMLWPCNIHDIWGIGSRMTRNLNRMGILNLGQLARHPLKYLKKNYGIMGEQLYWHAWGVDLSPVYGDFVKTEQKSYGHGITLLRDYQKEEIFACLLDLCEEACRRARHDGKEGRTVHLGIGYSTETGGGFSRSMSVQTPTNVTMDVYNICLRLFHRFYNGESKIRRASVALTGLGEEMDVQLSLFDDRPRRKDIGVVMDKIRDQYGSTALLRASSYTSGGITLERSKKIGGHYA; translated from the coding sequence ATGGATTATTCAGTTTATCCTAGGAATGATGTCTTATGTATTGATATGAGATCTTTTTATGCAAGTATAGAGTGTGTGAAGCGTAGTCAGGATCCGCAGACGGCGTTACTAGCGGTGGTCGGGGATACAAGCAGGCGTGGCAGCATAGTGCTAGCGGCCTCACCTTCTCTTAAGAAGAAATATGGCATCAGCAATGTTAGTCGATTTTTTGAACTGCCTGATGATCCTGATCTTATTATCGCCCCGGCACATATGAGAGATTATTTAGAAGTTTCGGTCGAGATCTCAAAAATGATCAAGAATTTCGTACCCGAAGAAGCGATACACATTTACTCAGTAGACGAATTATGGGTAACGGTCAACGGCTTGAAAAAGCTTTATGGCTCTCCAGATGATATTGCCAAAATGATTCAGTCCCGGATACGTGAGCAGTTTGGAATTGAATGTGTCATAGGCATCGGTGATAACAAGTTTTTGGCTAAAGTAGTTATGGATATTCATGCGAAGAAAGCGAGTAACGGGATCGCAGAATGTCGCTATGAGGATGTCGAAGAAATGTTATGGCCTTGCAATATCCATGATATATGGGGGATCGGTTCACGGATGACGAGGAATTTAAATCGTATGGGCATTTTAAATTTGGGACAGCTCGCACGCCATCCTTTGAAATATCTCAAAAAAAATTACGGTATCATGGGCGAGCAATTATATTGGCATGCCTGGGGCGTTGATCTAAGCCCCGTATATGGGGATTTTGTCAAGACGGAACAAAAATCGTATGGTCATGGGATCACACTATTGAGGGATTATCAAAAAGAGGAGATCTTTGCTTGCCTTCTGGACTTATGCGAGGAAGCTTGTCGGCGGGCGCGTCATGATGGCAAAGAAGGCCGGACCGTCCATTTAGGAATAGGCTATTCAACAGAAACAGGTGGAGGGTTCAGTCGGTCGATGTCTGTTCAGACTCCTACGAATGTTACCATGGATGTTTACAATATCTGTTTGCGTTTATTCCATCGGTTTTATAATGGGGAAAGTAAAATACGTCGGGCGTCCGTTGCGCTCACAGGATTAGGTGAGGAAATGGATGTTCAATTGAGTTTATTTGATGATCGCCCAAGAAGGAAAGATATAGGAGTTGTGATGGACAAAATTCGTGACCAGTATGGTTCGACGGCCTTGCTTAGGGCAAGCAGCTATACTAGTGGCGGAATTACCCTGGAGCGCAGCAAAAAAATTGGCGGTCACTATGCATAA
- a CDS encoding ABC transporter permease, with translation MNFYQLAIKNVTRNLRAYLAFYLSSSFAVMIFYLFAMFIFHPALEEGYMNNIAQKGMAAAEWIIFVFSILFVLYSVSAFLHTRKREFGVLTITGTSPRQLRVLLTVENMLIGLSSIVSGIAGGTILAKLFFAAGGYVLDMEPLSLYFPGKAMGLTAAVFLLLFFIISQFILFFIKSEKTVALLKGAKTPKGEPKPSILLSIIALGFLSTGYGMALTAEINLPNAVIILITTVIGTFFFFSQLSIWIVKLLKKNKRFYLKGFHLLSISDLTYRLKDNARLFFIVSIVSAVAFTATGVLTVYQTNLHAERTQYEIEYLSSPDNEEEAAHIDSIEKSLKENGFAFTTDEIETIEARYEKEDGSAPPVLIFSQEQFSTLQPSVQEESIEAGQAIFYKDNRGVLSKEDIPANLDFMDTSSSIEVKKVESSVLSISSTMVVNEETFQKLRTSLEPSTLYGYNYQNWKDSVAITQQLKRQLFGDYSNINFDFSAKAVTYFITVQLPSLSLFIGLFVAIVFFLAAGSFLYFRLFTDLEAEREKYKALSKIGLTEREMKRSATWQLGILFFMPFLVATVHTGFALMVLEREGFFNVFAPSVMTILGFLVLQIVYFIVVRFSYIKKLTASITD, from the coding sequence ATGAACTTTTATCAACTCGCGATTAAAAATGTTACTCGGAATTTGCGTGCTTACTTGGCTTTTTATTTGAGTAGTTCGTTTGCTGTGATGATCTTTTACCTGTTTGCCATGTTTATCTTTCATCCAGCTTTAGAAGAGGGTTATATGAACAATATTGCTCAGAAGGGCATGGCAGCAGCCGAATGGATTATTTTTGTCTTTTCGATTTTATTTGTTCTCTATTCTGTTAGCGCCTTTTTGCATACACGAAAACGAGAGTTTGGAGTGTTGACGATAACAGGAACATCACCACGGCAGTTACGAGTTTTATTAACGGTTGAAAATATGCTGATTGGCCTTTCCTCCATCGTTTCGGGAATTGCTGGTGGAACAATTTTAGCTAAGTTGTTCTTTGCAGCGGGCGGGTATGTCCTTGATATGGAGCCGTTATCATTATATTTCCCGGGAAAAGCGATGGGGCTCACAGCTGCCGTTTTCTTGTTACTCTTTTTCATCATTTCTCAATTCATTCTTTTCTTTATAAAATCTGAGAAAACTGTTGCTCTGTTGAAAGGAGCGAAGACGCCTAAAGGGGAACCGAAGCCGTCCATATTGTTGTCTATCATCGCGTTAGGATTCTTAAGTACAGGTTATGGCATGGCTTTAACAGCTGAAATAAATTTGCCGAACGCGGTGATTATTTTGATCACAACTGTGATTGGCACGTTTTTCTTTTTTAGTCAATTGAGCATTTGGATAGTAAAGCTTTTGAAAAAGAATAAACGCTTTTACTTAAAAGGCTTTCATCTCTTATCTATTTCCGATTTAACCTATCGTTTAAAAGACAATGCGAGATTGTTTTTTATTGTCAGCATTGTCTCAGCGGTAGCTTTTACGGCAACTGGAGTTTTGACCGTTTATCAAACAAATCTGCATGCGGAACGTACCCAATATGAAATCGAATATCTCTCTTCACCTGATAATGAGGAAGAGGCGGCACACATCGATTCGATTGAAAAAAGTCTGAAGGAAAATGGTTTTGCTTTTACAACCGATGAAATCGAGACGATCGAGGCACGGTATGAAAAAGAAGATGGATCAGCACCGCCCGTATTAATTTTCTCTCAGGAGCAATTTTCAACACTGCAGCCTTCTGTTCAAGAAGAATCAATCGAGGCTGGCCAGGCTATTTTTTACAAGGATAACCGTGGGGTTTTGAGCAAAGAGGATATCCCTGCAAACCTGGATTTTATGGACACATCCAGTTCGATTGAGGTGAAAAAGGTCGAGTCCTCCGTGTTATCAATTTCCAGCACGATGGTCGTGAATGAGGAAACGTTTCAGAAATTAAGGACATCACTCGAGCCTTCCACACTATATGGATATAATTATCAAAATTGGAAGGACAGTGTGGCGATTACTCAACAATTAAAGCGTCAATTGTTCGGTGATTATTCAAACATCAATTTTGACTTTTCTGCTAAGGCCGTTACGTATTTTATAACCGTACAGCTTCCCAGTCTAAGCTTATTTATCGGTTTATTTGTAGCGATTGTTTTCTTCTTAGCAGCAGGCAGTTTCTTGTACTTCCGTTTGTTTACGGATTTAGAAGCGGAACGCGAAAAGTACAAAGCCTTATCTAAAATTGGGTTAACTGAACGTGAGATGAAGCGAAGTGCCACATGGCAATTAGGGATTTTATTTTTTATGCCTTTTCTCGTGGCTACTGTTCATACAGGGTTTGCCTTAATGGTGTTAGAGAGGGAAGGCTTCTTCAATGTTTTCGCTCCATCTGTTATGACGATCCTTGGATTTCTAGTCTTACAGATTGTCTATTTTATCGTGGTTCGATTTAGTTATATAAAAAAATTAACGGCATCCATCACGGATTAG
- a CDS encoding FadR/GntR family transcriptional regulator, with the protein MAYKQIKTRKIYEEVADELLNMIKIGDLKSGDKLNSVQQLAEDFSVGRSAIREALSALRAKGIVEMRQGEGTYIREFDPKVLTTSIASATILMSEKDIQDLLEIRRILELGSVSSAVENAMESDIKAMEKALSDMHNARGDEELGEKADLRFHMAIAEASHNRFLIDLMDSVSETMVEAMFETRRIWLYSQQRTLEKIYQQHNQIFEAIQSRESAKAQELMLNHLAEVEHTLLKYIPPK; encoded by the coding sequence ATGGCTTATAAACAAATCAAGACACGTAAAATATATGAAGAAGTGGCAGATGAATTATTAAATATGATCAAAATAGGCGATTTGAAGTCAGGAGATAAGCTTAATTCCGTTCAGCAGCTAGCGGAAGACTTTAGCGTAGGCAGATCGGCTATTCGTGAAGCATTAAGTGCCTTACGGGCAAAAGGAATTGTGGAAATGCGGCAGGGTGAGGGTACTTATATCCGTGAGTTTGATCCAAAAGTGCTTACGACATCCATAGCAAGTGCCACGATTCTAATGAGTGAAAAAGACATCCAAGATTTATTGGAAATTAGAAGGATCTTGGAACTAGGGAGTGTCAGCTCTGCAGTAGAGAACGCAATGGAGTCGGACATTAAGGCAATGGAGAAGGCACTTTCAGATATGCATAACGCCAGGGGGGATGAAGAGCTTGGGGAGAAAGCGGATCTGCGGTTTCATATGGCCATTGCAGAAGCTTCCCACAATCGCTTTCTGATTGATTTAATGGACAGTGTATCAGAAACGATGGTGGAAGCTATGTTTGAGACAAGACGCATTTGGTTGTATTCCCAGCAGAGGACGTTAGAGAAGATCTATCAACAGCATAATCAAATTTTTGAAGCCATTCAGTCAAGAGAATCGGCTAAAGCGCAAGAGTTAATGTTAAATCATTTGGCAGAAGTTGAACATACACTTCTTAAATACATCCCTCCCAAATAA
- a CDS encoding YxeA family protein, with amino-acid sequence MKKLIGIVVLLAILVGGFMALPNEVTDRLNPLVPKEEVFVQINEPGNPKNPGGYDYTLTGFNADGEKREVTFYAGKELRKDAFLKVYVKGSYVETWEEVQPVALPVKAREKISK; translated from the coding sequence ATGAAAAAATTAATAGGAATAGTGGTCTTGTTGGCCATTTTGGTTGGGGGATTTATGGCATTGCCAAATGAAGTAACAGATCGCTTGAATCCACTCGTTCCGAAAGAAGAGGTTTTTGTACAAATTAATGAACCTGGAAACCCGAAAAACCCTGGCGGATATGATTATACACTAACTGGTTTTAACGCAGATGGAGAAAAACGAGAAGTAACCTTTTATGCAGGGAAGGAGCTTCGAAAGGACGCCTTTTTAAAAGTGTACGTCAAGGGAAGTTATGTGGAAACGTGGGAGGAAGTTCAGCCAGTCGCATTACCTGTGAAAGCCCGGGAGAAAATTTCGAAGTAA